In Fibrobacter sp. UWR2, the following are encoded in one genomic region:
- a CDS encoding CotH kinase family protein — protein sequence MKKIFLIGISFLAVAFLACGDDNSTGNSENNGEVVGPDGKVIPDSILYSDSLYSWYLEQFDKENPKSSSSKNPSGSSGSDSTGTSVSSSSGIVLDEKLVEASKVHLLPPAGFYSELTIPVPAPLYGGIIRCTFNGSEPDEETEEFTEPYRVMRNTPVRCAEFVDDTIARKSSHTFFIREQVSMPVVAISVDSEFFYTRYGNTSDCFGENPYGCRLPIMEDAEFPVHVEFFENGSASTKKAWQIDAGISLMGNYSRTYAKKPVAIKMKKIYEDGRLKYNLFSTRPEDNKFKGFNLRNGGNRFVGDFVADPAMVSVVEGSSVDYQRSRQVVVFYNGVYMGIHDLRERLNEHFVETNHGIDSKSVDMIKHVKDTVTANGGTADSYIEMLNFIGANNFNTDTSDEDVAKKAAENYKHAQTLLDVGNYADYMAAEIYLRNGDWPSNNVRAWRTAEQPYRFILFDVDQGFGWEWTALPGIGSMFDWIKNDRGSGRTAPGFFANIFIQLRQNADFCRMFVNHAAVMLTTYLTYDRIVAAVDRVNSEIPQQEMDRDLDNEEVFQRRYSPYGSFPQGFDRTGAYVVSYARTRTASTRNEYREEFGLGEDISVTISATGNGKVLLDGMTLPNSSYTGTFFEGNDMLLTAVPEGSSKFVKWEDGSTENPRLVTPADGDAFTAIFE from the coding sequence ATGAAAAAAATATTCCTTATAGGCATTAGTTTCCTTGCAGTCGCGTTCCTCGCTTGCGGTGATGACAACTCTACGGGTAATTCAGAAAATAACGGTGAAGTTGTCGGGCCAGACGGCAAGGTGATTCCCGATAGCATCCTCTATTCCGATTCGCTCTACTCCTGGTACCTGGAGCAGTTCGACAAGGAAAATCCCAAAAGTTCCAGTTCAAAAAATCCATCGGGTTCTAGTGGCAGCGATTCGACGGGCACATCGGTAAGTTCCAGTTCCGGAATCGTCCTCGACGAGAAACTTGTCGAGGCATCGAAAGTCCACCTGCTGCCGCCGGCAGGGTTCTATAGCGAGTTGACCATTCCCGTTCCGGCACCACTGTACGGCGGCATTATCCGCTGTACCTTCAACGGAAGCGAACCCGACGAGGAGACGGAAGAATTCACCGAGCCGTACAGGGTCATGCGGAATACTCCGGTACGGTGCGCGGAATTTGTCGACGACACTATCGCGCGCAAGTCCAGCCACACGTTCTTTATCCGGGAACAGGTCTCTATGCCGGTAGTGGCCATCAGTGTCGATTCAGAATTCTTCTATACAAGATACGGCAATACGTCGGACTGCTTCGGAGAGAATCCCTATGGCTGCAGGCTCCCCATCATGGAGGACGCCGAATTCCCTGTCCACGTGGAATTCTTCGAGAACGGGAGCGCCAGCACCAAGAAGGCATGGCAAATCGATGCGGGCATATCCCTGATGGGCAATTACAGCCGCACATACGCCAAGAAGCCCGTGGCCATCAAGATGAAAAAAATCTATGAAGACGGCAGGCTCAAGTACAACCTGTTCTCCACGCGCCCCGAAGACAACAAGTTCAAGGGATTCAACCTGCGCAATGGCGGAAACCGCTTTGTAGGCGATTTCGTGGCCGACCCCGCCATGGTCAGCGTAGTGGAAGGATCTAGCGTGGATTACCAGCGTAGCCGCCAGGTCGTGGTGTTCTACAACGGCGTATATATGGGAATCCATGACCTGCGCGAACGCCTGAACGAGCACTTTGTGGAAACGAACCACGGAATCGATTCCAAGAGTGTCGACATGATCAAGCATGTGAAGGATACGGTAACAGCAAATGGGGGAACAGCTGATTCCTATATCGAGATGCTGAACTTTATCGGGGCAAACAACTTCAATACGGACACCTCGGATGAAGATGTCGCAAAAAAGGCGGCAGAAAACTACAAGCATGCGCAGACCCTGCTCGATGTAGGCAACTACGCCGACTACATGGCTGCCGAGATATACCTGCGCAACGGGGACTGGCCTAGCAACAACGTGCGCGCCTGGCGCACGGCTGAACAGCCCTACCGATTCATCCTGTTCGATGTAGACCAGGGCTTCGGATGGGAATGGACTGCATTGCCGGGCATTGGTTCCATGTTTGACTGGATCAAGAACGATCGCGGTTCCGGCCGAACGGCTCCAGGATTCTTTGCCAACATATTTATCCAGCTGCGGCAGAATGCGGATTTCTGCAGGATGTTCGTGAACCACGCCGCCGTGATGCTGACTACATACCTGACATACGACCGGATTGTAGCGGCTGTCGACCGCGTCAATTCCGAAATCCCGCAACAGGAAATGGACCGCGATCTGGATAACGAGGAAGTTTTCCAACGCAGGTACAGCCCCTACGGCTCGTTCCCGCAAGGCTTTGACCGTACCGGCGCATACGTGGTCTCATACGCAAGGACCCGTACGGCAAGTACGCGCAACGAATATCGCGAGGAATTTGGCTTGGGTGAAGATATTTCTGTCACCATTTCCGCCACCGGAAACGGCAAGGTCCTGCTCGACGGCATGACCCTCCCGAATTCCAGCTACACGGGAACATTCTTTGAAGGCAACGACATGCTCCTGACCGCTGTTCCGGAAGGCAGTTCCAAATTTGTCAAGTGGGAAGACGGCTCTACGGAAAACCCGCGCCTTGTCACCCCCGCAGACGGAGATGCTTTTACCGCAATCTTTGAGTAA
- a CDS encoding macro domain-containing protein has product MPLEIIRADISKVKADAIVNSANKNPICGGGAEYHIYKAAGYDDLLKAREQVGPLKVAQVAVTPAFALDAKYIIHTVGPKWNGGDSGESLALADCYRGALDKAQELGCQSIAFPLISSGVFKFPKDSALRIALSAIGEFLQTNEMNVMLVVFDRKAFEVSEELSSDIQAFIDDNYVQDKYGDVNRYVSNRRRNLQVEQEERFYALEAPQCDIPDEEPHRILDREEFVEEDGAADECVRLCVKSAEKSLESLEDILAKPGETFCNKLFRLIHEKNQDDVEVYKRANLDRKHFSKIRSNVNYRPTKKTALALAIALRLNMDETADLLARAELALSPSNRGDLIVMYFIERQKYDIWEINSMLFKFGQPTLGA; this is encoded by the coding sequence ATGCCTTTAGAGATTATCCGCGCCGACATTTCGAAGGTCAAGGCAGATGCCATTGTCAACTCCGCAAACAAGAATCCTATTTGCGGGGGAGGCGCGGAATATCATATATACAAGGCCGCCGGTTACGATGACTTGCTGAAGGCTCGTGAGCAGGTGGGGCCGCTCAAGGTGGCGCAGGTCGCGGTGACGCCCGCCTTCGCACTCGATGCCAAATATATCATCCATACTGTCGGGCCCAAGTGGAATGGCGGTGATTCCGGAGAATCGCTGGCCCTTGCCGACTGCTACCGGGGTGCGCTCGACAAGGCGCAGGAACTGGGCTGCCAGTCCATCGCCTTCCCGCTTATTTCTAGCGGCGTGTTCAAGTTCCCCAAGGATAGTGCGCTAAGGATTGCGTTGAGCGCCATCGGTGAGTTCCTGCAGACGAACGAAATGAATGTAATGCTGGTCGTATTCGACCGCAAGGCGTTTGAAGTCTCGGAAGAACTGAGTAGCGATATTCAGGCATTTATCGACGATAACTACGTACAGGATAAATACGGCGATGTCAATAGGTACGTAAGCAATCGCCGGCGAAATTTGCAGGTCGAACAGGAAGAAAGGTTTTATGCCCTAGAAGCACCGCAATGCGACATTCCCGACGAGGAACCTCACCGTATCTTGGATAGAGAAGAATTCGTCGAAGAAGATGGTGCTGCAGACGAGTGCGTAAGACTGTGCGTCAAATCAGCGGAAAAAAGCCTCGAAAGCCTCGAGGATATTCTTGCGAAGCCGGGCGAAACCTTCTGTAACAAGCTCTTCAGACTCATTCACGAAAAGAACCAGGACGACGTGGAAGTCTACAAGCGCGCGAATCTCGACCGCAAACATTTTTCCAAGATTCGCAGCAACGTGAATTACAGGCCCACCAAAAAGACGGCGCTCGCGCTCGCCATCGCCTTGCGCTTGAATATGGACGAAACGGCCGACTTGCTTGCCCGCGCCGAACTTGCGCTATCGCCTTCCAACAGGGGCGACCTGATTGTCATGTATTTTATTGAGCGACAGAAGTACGATATCTGGGAAATCAATAGCATGCTTTTCAAGTTCGGGCAACCGACTCTCGGCGCATAA
- a CDS encoding ScpA family protein, whose protein sequence is MTELEEQEDYEVRIGSFNGPMDLLVYLVQKKEMSLDQIPIAEIADDFLAWVNKIGVTDLSKAGDFLYMASRLMALKVQELLPAEERDPELVEEYNADREKLMQEMLEYQRYKQVAGGLQDMEGKNFGTYSRGRLEKTQNEEDTLADANIWQLFRAYQKSLKTKISDTVHHIELDYVTIQDRQQAINNYLSVNGRALFEDLLDNDSHPIVAAVTFMALLEMIKTDEVVFRQSELFGPIWIYRKKNNAEYADEMARETVFYSKDPDVKPGLVEEIRNMALARSQAGSVGDIAAVMKEAVLWTTRGRDVTEDDLQAMLEGREDLSEVQENPFAEMMREDDAAEAAMSNAPAGGAPDPSPLPPVQESVAPSEDISAPAEEAIAPAENVDSADKVVEASDKPADTSKMSDEEFEAFMKKAQAFYSGQAEENSSKENIAEDSGDDDEFPSLEVHSGDD, encoded by the coding sequence ATGACTGAACTCGAAGAGCAGGAAGACTACGAAGTACGCATTGGTTCGTTCAACGGGCCGATGGACCTGCTCGTCTACCTGGTCCAGAAGAAGGAAATGTCGCTCGACCAGATTCCGATTGCCGAAATCGCCGACGACTTCCTTGCGTGGGTCAACAAGATTGGGGTGACCGACCTCTCGAAGGCGGGTGACTTCCTCTATATGGCGAGCCGCCTGATGGCTCTCAAGGTGCAGGAACTGCTCCCTGCCGAAGAACGCGACCCCGAACTCGTCGAGGAATACAATGCCGACCGTGAAAAGCTCATGCAGGAAATGCTTGAGTACCAGCGCTACAAGCAGGTCGCGGGCGGGCTCCAGGACATGGAAGGCAAGAACTTCGGTACGTACAGCCGTGGCCGCCTCGAAAAGACGCAGAACGAAGAAGATACTCTTGCCGACGCGAACATCTGGCAGCTGTTCCGCGCTTACCAGAAGAGCCTCAAGACAAAGATTTCGGATACGGTCCACCATATCGAACTCGACTACGTGACCATCCAGGACCGCCAGCAGGCGATAAACAACTACTTGAGCGTGAACGGTCGTGCGCTGTTCGAGGACCTGCTCGACAACGACAGCCACCCGATTGTGGCCGCTGTGACATTCATGGCACTCCTCGAAATGATCAAGACCGACGAGGTGGTGTTCCGCCAGAGCGAACTGTTTGGCCCCATCTGGATCTACCGCAAGAAGAACAATGCGGAGTATGCCGACGAAATGGCTCGCGAAACGGTCTTCTATTCGAAGGATCCGGATGTAAAACCTGGTCTTGTAGAAGAAATTCGCAACATGGCTCTAGCCCGCTCGCAGGCAGGCAGCGTAGGCGATATCGCCGCCGTGATGAAGGAGGCCGTACTCTGGACGACCCGCGGTAGGGATGTGACCGAAGACGACCTGCAGGCCATGCTCGAGGGCCGCGAGGACCTGAGCGAAGTCCAGGAGAACCCGTTTGCCGAGATGATGCGCGAGGACGATGCCGCCGAAGCCGCGATGTCTAATGCGCCTGCCGGTGGAGCGCCGGACCCGTCGCCCCTGCCGCCGGTACAGGAATCCGTTGCCCCGTCCGAAGATATTTCTGCTCCTGCAGAAGAAGCTATCGCTCCGGCAGAAAATGTCGACAGTGCAGATAAAGTAGTCGAAGCGTCCGACAAGCCGGCCGACACTTCAAAAATGTCCGATGAGGAATTTGAGGCCTTCATGAAGAAGGCGCAGGCGTTCTACTCCGGCCAGGCCGAGGAAAATTCCTCAAAAGAAAACATCGCCGAAGATTCCGGCGATGATGATGAGTTTCCGTCGCTGGAAGTTCATTCCGGCGACGACTAA
- a CDS encoding glycogen synthase, with product MDILVVSPEAGNWQIPSPLTTAVNRLTDAFAQAGVNVVTCSPFYKNHLQNLESYKCVFRGAERLHGKPYEVWVSEEDPLHTYIYNEDYFGRPYVYGPPKSVPYGDNHLRFAFLASACLSYAIETKTKVQAILGHEWGGALVGALAHNIYKEEFGDVPFFFTVHNITYDFHVRSDEIERIGLPRDRYNMDGYEFWGKVSLLKAGICFAEKVLFPSPGYRDAMLNTNLPGGLSGFLSHNADKLIGVQFGVSYKVWDFNREEQLPIKEAKHRARLQLQESFHVNFGSKLVLYVHLDDEAGNTSETLATILADITKQEVFIIVGISPEDPEWHFYQDVSKQYPDILHVLPLDKETENVKPLKEVLAGSDVLFAANLREPSTSIILKALACGTLPLTGFNVGVASMLSDYAPETAGCANAFLVEDENAPHQMLRRLKDALHVYKNEVADWDKAVVNAYSGFHYEWARTISKYLLILGELGL from the coding sequence ATGGATATTTTAGTTGTCAGCCCGGAAGCGGGTAACTGGCAGATACCGAGTCCGCTGACCACGGCGGTCAACCGGTTGACCGATGCATTCGCCCAGGCCGGGGTGAATGTTGTAACCTGTTCCCCGTTCTACAAGAACCACTTACAAAATCTGGAAAGTTACAAGTGCGTGTTCCGCGGAGCGGAACGCCTGCACGGCAAGCCCTACGAGGTCTGGGTATCAGAGGAAGATCCTCTACACACCTATATATATAATGAAGACTATTTCGGGCGCCCCTATGTCTATGGCCCGCCCAAGAGTGTCCCGTACGGAGACAACCACCTGCGGTTTGCCTTCCTTGCCTCGGCTTGCCTGAGCTACGCTATCGAGACCAAGACCAAGGTCCAGGCGATTCTCGGCCACGAATGGGGCGGTGCGCTTGTAGGTGCGCTGGCGCACAATATCTACAAGGAAGAATTTGGCGACGTGCCGTTCTTCTTTACCGTCCACAACATCACCTACGACTTCCATGTGAGGTCCGATGAAATTGAGCGAATCGGCCTTCCGCGCGATAGGTACAACATGGACGGTTACGAGTTCTGGGGCAAGGTGAGCCTCCTCAAGGCGGGCATCTGCTTTGCCGAAAAGGTGCTGTTCCCTTCTCCCGGCTATCGCGACGCGATGCTCAACACGAACTTGCCTGGTGGGCTCAGTGGATTCTTGAGTCACAATGCCGATAAGCTTATCGGTGTGCAGTTTGGCGTGAGTTATAAGGTCTGGGACTTCAACCGAGAGGAGCAACTCCCGATTAAGGAAGCCAAGCACAGGGCGAGACTCCAGTTGCAGGAATCCTTCCACGTGAATTTCGGGTCGAAACTTGTGCTTTACGTGCACCTCGATGACGAAGCCGGCAATACTTCGGAGACGCTAGCAACTATCCTTGCCGATATTACCAAGCAGGAAGTGTTCATCATCGTGGGCATCTCGCCCGAAGATCCAGAATGGCATTTCTACCAGGACGTGTCGAAGCAGTATCCCGACATCTTGCATGTGCTGCCGCTCGACAAGGAAACCGAGAACGTGAAGCCGCTCAAGGAAGTCCTTGCCGGTTCGGATGTCCTGTTTGCTGCAAACCTGCGTGAACCGTCGACTTCTATAATCCTCAAGGCCCTTGCTTGCGGAACGCTTCCGCTTACGGGTTTCAATGTGGGCGTGGCAAGTATGCTGAGCGACTATGCTCCCGAGACTGCCGGCTGCGCGAATGCGTTCCTGGTCGAAGACGAGAATGCCCCGCACCAGATGTTGCGCCGTCTCAAGGATGCGCTCCACGTGTACAAGAACGAGGTCGCCGACTGGGACAAGGCGGTGGTGAACGCGTACAGCGGTTTCCATTACGAATGGGCCCGCACGATTTCAAAATATTTGCTAATATTGGGCGAACTGGGACTTTAG
- a CDS encoding cation diffusion facilitator family transporter produces the protein MTRITKKDDSAEVRHVTWVGLGWNAALSVGKFFAGYFGGSQALVADAIHSASDFITDIAIIVGSKFWNLPPDEQHPYGHRRFETLISVGIGLAVCAVGIGLGYNAIMALINGEQSHPEWIAAIMAAVSIIVKESLFRYTRAKGRAIRSEAVEANAWHHRSDAYSSIPVLVAVLFGILFPSLWFADSIGAIIVSVFILHSGFEIAWPGIHRVADEGASEEVAQKLKDVALSCPNVISIHGFRTRYVGSDLHVDLHVVVPAEMTLLDAHDLAEEVERRLIDAGENVVDALVHIDPYSEERVKRGTIKTLER, from the coding sequence ATGACCCGTATCACAAAAAAAGATGACAGTGCGGAGGTCCGCCACGTCACTTGGGTAGGGCTCGGCTGGAACGCCGCGCTCTCGGTAGGCAAGTTTTTTGCCGGCTATTTCGGCGGGTCCCAGGCACTCGTGGCCGACGCTATCCACAGCGCATCGGACTTCATCACCGACATTGCGATCATCGTAGGTTCCAAGTTCTGGAACCTGCCCCCCGACGAGCAGCACCCCTATGGGCACCGGCGATTCGAGACACTGATTTCTGTAGGCATCGGGCTTGCCGTCTGTGCGGTAGGTATCGGGCTTGGCTATAACGCCATCATGGCGCTCATCAACGGCGAGCAGTCTCACCCCGAATGGATCGCCGCCATCATGGCCGCCGTTTCCATCATCGTAAAGGAATCGCTATTCCGCTACACGCGAGCAAAGGGCCGCGCCATCCGGAGCGAAGCCGTCGAGGCGAATGCCTGGCACCACCGGAGCGACGCGTACAGTTCCATTCCCGTACTAGTCGCGGTACTTTTCGGGATCCTCTTCCCGAGCCTCTGGTTTGCGGACTCCATCGGGGCCATCATCGTGTCGGTATTCATACTGCATTCAGGTTTCGAGATTGCCTGGCCAGGAATCCACCGCGTCGCAGACGAAGGCGCCAGCGAAGAAGTGGCGCAGAAACTAAAGGATGTCGCCCTCTCCTGCCCTAACGTCATCAGCATTCACGGGTTCCGCACCCGATATGTCGGTTCGGACCTGCATGTGGACCTGCACGTGGTGGTCCCAGCCGAAATGACACTCCTCGATGCGCATGACCTTGCCGAAGAGGTGGAACGCAGGCTTATCGATGCCGGCGAAAACGTAGTCGACGCCCTGGTGCACATCGACCCCTACAGCGAAGAACGCGTGAAGCGCGGAACCATCAAGACACTCGAGCGCTGA
- a CDS encoding TolB family protein, which yields MEVFDIETGETKLLKEFDRVIEAPNWSADGKFLTYNSEGRIYKFELATGAITEVPSHFVDNCNNDHVLSPDGEGLYVSHHTKEDGLSRIYKIFFDGRMPELVTPLAPSYLHGITPDGKTLAYCAERDGEYDIYTIPATGGNEIQLTTAFGLNDGPEYDCDGEYIWFNSVRTGRMQAWRMKADGSEQTQMTFDAHSNTWFPHISPDREKVVMLAYHERDVRPGEHVPNKNVEIRLMTGCDETGWSEPRTILKLFGGQGTINVNSWAPDSKRFAYVRYQNRRT from the coding sequence TTGGAAGTTTTCGACATCGAGACCGGCGAAACAAAATTGCTCAAGGAATTCGACCGCGTAATCGAGGCACCGAACTGGAGCGCCGACGGCAAGTTCCTCACCTACAACAGCGAAGGGCGAATCTACAAATTTGAACTCGCCACAGGCGCGATTACCGAAGTGCCGAGCCACTTCGTGGACAACTGCAACAACGACCACGTCCTTTCTCCGGATGGCGAGGGCCTTTACGTAAGCCACCACACCAAGGAAGACGGCCTTTCGCGCATCTACAAGATTTTCTTTGACGGACGCATGCCGGAACTCGTGACACCGCTTGCGCCGAGTTACCTGCACGGCATCACTCCCGACGGCAAGACTCTCGCCTACTGCGCCGAACGGGACGGCGAATACGACATCTACACGATTCCTGCTACCGGCGGGAACGAAATACAGTTGACAACCGCCTTCGGGCTGAACGACGGGCCGGAATACGACTGCGACGGCGAATACATCTGGTTCAACTCGGTACGCACGGGCCGCATGCAGGCTTGGCGCATGAAGGCCGACGGCTCCGAACAGACGCAGATGACGTTCGACGCGCACTCAAACACCTGGTTCCCACACATCTCCCCCGACCGCGAAAAAGTCGTGATGCTCGCCTACCACGAGCGCGATGTGCGCCCCGGCGAACACGTGCCCAACAAGAACGTAGAAATCCGGCTCATGACCGGCTGCGATGAAACCGGCTGGAGCGAGCCCCGCACCATCCTCAAGCTATTCGGCGGCCAGGGAACCATCAACGTGAATTCCTGGGCCCCCGACAGCAAACGGTTTGCCTACGTAAGGTACCAGAACCGCCGCACATAA
- a CDS encoding zinc metallopeptidase: MMILVVTIALSGGVSLLVKTRFNAGQKVNISSGLTGADVAKAILMDAGITDVKVLMHQGFLSDHYNPLNKTLNLSKEVYYGRNASAAGVAAHEVGHAIQHAQGYFPMWLRSAIVPVANIGSSLGPWLVIIGIMLMSLGKAIGYSVAIIGVLLFAATTIFTLVTVPVEFDASSRAKKALARMDVVAQGREYNTVSGVLFAAGLTYVAAAISSILQLLYWAYRAGLIGGRRD; encoded by the coding sequence ATGATGATTCTCGTAGTGACGATTGCCCTTTCGGGTGGCGTGTCACTGCTTGTCAAGACACGCTTCAATGCGGGCCAGAAGGTGAACATCTCTAGCGGGCTTACCGGCGCCGACGTGGCAAAGGCAATCCTCATGGACGCAGGCATTACCGACGTGAAGGTGCTAATGCACCAGGGATTCCTTTCGGACCACTACAACCCGCTGAACAAGACACTCAACCTTTCGAAGGAAGTCTACTACGGGCGCAACGCGAGTGCCGCAGGTGTCGCCGCGCACGAGGTGGGCCATGCCATCCAGCATGCGCAGGGATATTTCCCGATGTGGCTGCGGTCGGCAATTGTCCCGGTCGCAAACATCGGAAGCAGTCTCGGGCCCTGGCTCGTGATTATCGGAATCATGCTGATGAGCCTCGGGAAAGCGATCGGCTACTCCGTCGCCATTATCGGCGTACTGCTGTTTGCCGCGACTACCATCTTCACGCTGGTTACCGTGCCGGTGGAATTCGACGCCTCCAGCCGGGCAAAGAAGGCGCTCGCCCGCATGGACGTGGTGGCGCAGGGCCGCGAATACAATACCGTTTCGGGCGTGCTCTTTGCCGCAGGCCTCACCTACGTAGCAGCCGCCATCAGTTCGATCCTGCAGTTGCTCTACTGGGCATACCGTGCGGGCCTTATCGGCGGGCGCAGGGACTAG
- a CDS encoding vWA domain-containing protein, whose translation MKKGLTEIVFILDRSGSMSGLEKDTIGGFNSTIERQKREEGEAIVSTVLFDDDTEVLHDRVSLEKIAPLTDKEYYARGSTALLDAIGGAIHHIGNVHKYAREEDRPEKTIFVITTDGYENASRKYSSDRVKQMVERQKQKYGWEFIFLGANIDAVETARNFGIDEERAANFVNDGAGIEVMYEAQCCLMSDIRHNRKNERMWKKNVDADYQKRNNRTR comes from the coding sequence ATGAAAAAGGGACTTACCGAAATCGTTTTTATCCTGGACCGCAGCGGTTCCATGAGCGGGCTCGAAAAGGATACCATCGGCGGATTCAATTCCACCATCGAGAGGCAGAAGCGGGAGGAAGGCGAAGCGATTGTCTCCACCGTACTTTTCGATGACGACACGGAAGTATTGCACGACCGTGTTTCGCTGGAAAAGATTGCGCCGCTCACCGACAAGGAATACTATGCCCGCGGAAGCACGGCCCTGCTCGATGCTATCGGCGGGGCAATCCACCACATCGGTAACGTGCACAAGTATGCCCGCGAAGAAGACCGCCCTGAAAAGACCATCTTCGTCATCACCACCGACGGTTACGAGAATGCGAGCCGCAAGTATTCCTCCGATCGCGTGAAGCAGATGGTGGAACGCCAAAAACAAAAGTACGGCTGGGAATTCATCTTCCTCGGCGCGAATATAGATGCCGTCGAGACCGCAAGGAATTTCGGTATCGATGAAGAACGTGCCGCAAACTTCGTGAACGATGGAGCCGGAATCGAAGTTATGTACGAAGCACAGTGCTGCCTTATGAGCGATATCCGCCATAACCGCAAGAACGAGCGCATGTGGAAAAAGAATGTCGACGCCGACTACCAGAAACGCAACAACCGCACGAGGTAA
- a CDS encoding efflux RND transporter periplasmic adaptor subunit, translated as MKKVLKFIIVVAVLAAVAFGVKHFFFSESASDAAGPLVSAKVTQTTISTTISATGTLEPVDQVEVGTQVSGDIAKIYVDFNSKVKKGQVIAELDKSKLKATLTQAEIAYRSAENDYKYKESTYNRVKKLSESNAASAVELETAEYNMNSAKLSVERSKNEVNQARLNLSYATIKSPIDGVVLKRAVEVGQTVAASMSTPTLFVIARDLSQMKVMAAIDEADIGQVKQGQRVTFTVDAFQDDKFKGSVQEVRLNPTTTSNVVTYTVVITAENPDQKLLPGMTATCTIVTQEVEDAIAIPVKALKFTPADGTPMADPKDMPFPPHMGRDSLAGGDSAFAKGDFPPPPPDMGAGGPGKFGPPGKGGFKKRAGAKKPSGDHVWVSIDGKAAPRRVKTGISDGVNIQILKGLSVGDSVVVSQETVSAAKSEKASASNPFMPGPPGKNKKKK; from the coding sequence ATGAAAAAGGTTTTAAAGTTCATTATTGTGGTTGCAGTCCTTGCTGCTGTCGCGTTCGGCGTGAAGCATTTCTTTTTTTCAGAAAGTGCAAGTGACGCCGCAGGGCCACTCGTGAGTGCGAAGGTCACGCAGACGACGATTTCTACCACGATTTCGGCGACGGGTACGCTCGAGCCTGTGGACCAGGTGGAAGTGGGTACGCAGGTTTCGGGCGACATCGCAAAGATCTATGTCGACTTCAATTCTAAGGTCAAGAAGGGCCAGGTCATCGCCGAACTCGACAAGTCGAAACTGAAGGCCACTCTCACGCAGGCAGAAATCGCCTACAGGAGTGCCGAGAACGACTACAAGTACAAGGAATCCACCTACAACCGCGTAAAGAAACTTTCCGAGAGCAACGCCGCAAGCGCTGTGGAACTCGAGACCGCCGAGTATAACATGAACTCGGCGAAGCTTTCCGTGGAACGCAGCAAGAACGAGGTGAACCAGGCCCGGCTCAACCTGAGCTACGCGACCATCAAGAGCCCCATCGACGGAGTGGTGCTGAAGCGCGCCGTGGAAGTGGGCCAGACGGTGGCGGCCTCCATGAGTACGCCGACGCTGTTCGTAATAGCTAGGGATTTGAGCCAGATGAAGGTGATGGCCGCCATTGACGAGGCCGATATCGGGCAGGTGAAGCAGGGCCAGCGCGTGACATTCACGGTCGACGCCTTCCAGGACGACAAGTTCAAGGGCTCCGTGCAGGAAGTCCGCTTGAATCCGACTACCACGAGCAACGTGGTGACCTATACCGTAGTGATTACCGCCGAGAATCCGGACCAGAAACTGCTCCCCGGCATGACGGCAACCTGCACTATCGTGACGCAGGAAGTCGAAGACGCCATCGCGATACCCGTGAAGGCGCTCAAGTTTACGCCCGCAGACGGCACCCCGATGGCGGACCCGAAGGACATGCCGTTCCCGCCGCACATGGGCCGCGATTCGCTTGCCGGCGGTGACAGCGCGTTTGCGAAGGGAGATTTCCCGCCTCCGCCGCCCGACATGGGCGCAGGCGGCCCTGGAAAGTTCGGGCCTCCGGGAAAGGGTGGCTTCAAGAAGCGCGCCGGCGCGAAGAAGCCCTCGGGTGACCATGTATGGGTGAGCATCGACGGGAAGGCTGCCCCGCGCAGGGTCAAGACCGGTATCAGCGACGGCGTGAATATCCAGATTCTGAAGGGACTCTCCGTCGGCGATTCCGTGGTCGTAAGCCAGGAAACCGTCAGCGCAGCGAAGAGCGAGAAGGCTTCCGCTAGCAACCCCTTCATGCCAGGGCCTCCGGGCAAGAATAAAAAGAAGAAGTAG